One Arachis hypogaea cultivar Tifrunner chromosome 2, arahy.Tifrunner.gnm2.J5K5, whole genome shotgun sequence genomic window, TTCGGCCCACAACAAAAATATCTCCTCACCACATTTCGCCCATGCTTAGCTACAAGCCTACAagcttaaataaaattttaattattataaaatactctttttattttaagttttacaTAAATGATAAGTTGATTATTTTGTTGCATTAGGTTTAACTATTttgatgattaaattattttattaaaaattataaaataatatgtataaatatatataaagggAGTCACTTATATAAAGATgtcaaaaacgtctttttttaaagatataaaaacgtctttttttaaagatattttttaaaaattaaaatttaatacatataatcaattaaattatattgtttttattaaaattagactggataaatcaatttagcaaaaaaattaataaattaaattttaaattagtataaattaatattttttataaaaaaatattacaatattcctattataaacacaactaaaatattcctattttatatatatatatatatatatatatattaattttgaaaactttaaattttaacccTATAACTATAGAGAAGAAAAGGATTAGAATTTAGAAGTAtattataagaatattttagtaattttatataatagaggtattgtagtcattttttataaaaaaaaatattaatttagacgaatttaaaatttgattcatttttttcggtcaaattaatttgtctggcctaattttgacaaaataacataatttaaatgattatatgtgttaaattttaattattaaaaaatatctttaaaaaaagacgttttttgCGTCTTTATAGGAGTATCTCCCATATATAAATATGTAGAAATTTACTTAATAGTTGATTTTTAGTattgagaaaataatttttaagagaAACTgccatttttaaattcttttgtgaAAAATTGAATGTTTTAATAGAAAATAATTTAATCTagttttaaataaaacaaaaaaatgtgaATAAAAGGTCAAATTGGTAAAATAGGTTACCCTAAAGAGGAACCAAGTAACCTTACCTTATCTGAAGAAGTGAGAGTGTGAGATATTTTCCCTTGTGTTGGATAAATATCTCAGCCTCCCTCCGTTattatttcatttcatttcatttcataaaccctctcattctctcttctcttcccttcttctGCTTCTTATCTTATCCGTTTCATAAACCTCAGTCTCAGCCACAATGTCTACCTCTGCAGCTTCTCTTGCTCTTCCAACCCTATCACTTCGAACCCGACaacccctctcttcttctcctccacAATGCTTCGCTTCTTTTTCCTTCAACCCCACCAAATCCGCTTCCATTTCCACCACTTTCCTTCCTCTTCGTCCAACCAGGTTCGTTTCAAATGTCGCTCTTTCCTCCCAATTCGACCAGGACGAAGAGATTCTCAGCGATGGAGATGACCGCAGCTTCTCCCCTGACCTCAAGCTCTTCGTTGGCAACCTTCCTTTCAGTGTTGACAGCGCCCAACTCGCTGAGCTCTTTGAAAGTGCTGGTACCGTTGAAGTCGTTGAGGTgcgtcttttttctttttctttctttaaagttTGGTTTTTTATCATTGATTTTTCTACCCTCTGAGGAAACCTTCGTGGAAGGATTGGTTTTGGGATTTTCCTGTTTGTTTTCATGGAAATTATTTAAACTAGTTATTCTAGGGTTAGCGAATTGAATTGCATACAAAGTTTTGTTCTTTCTTTTGGGTTGGGTGTTCTGAATGAAGTTGTTTGCTTTTTGGCAGGTGATTTATGATAAGATGAGTGGAAGAAGCAGGGGCTTTGGTTTTGTGACCATGTCTTCGATTGAGGAAGCTGAAGCTGCTAAACAACAATTCGATGGCTATGTAAGTTGGTGGTGTTCTGTTTGATGATAATACATCTTAGCATCTtactgtttctgtttctgtttctttCTGATTATTACATCTTTTATTCTGTGAAGTTATCTATGTTAAAATTTGACAGTGCTATGTGAATATGTTTTTTGAGTTTTGCTTTGTGAAATATCAATGTGTTTATTATGAGAAATGTTCCTTGAATGTACCATTCATCCATCATTGGATAGGATAAGGTTCGAGTTTTCCATTAGTTGGAGTGCGCACCGTATCCAATGGGAGATGGGGTGGTATGTGGATAACTACTATGTTCAAATTGCACTATTTGTTAATGTTGTATTGTATACTATGGTGTCCCTTTGTGACCATTttgtttattagttattactGTCTAAGATAAGTGTTGCTGGAAATTTGTAGGAGCTAGATGGGAGGGCACTGAGAGTGAATTCTGGACCACCTCCTGCTAAGAATGAGGGTTCCCGTTTCAGATCTCCTTCTAGGGGTGGTTTCTCTTCAGATAACGGAAACCGTGTTCATGTTGGTAATCTTGCTTGGGGTGTTGACCACTTAGCACTTGAGAACTTGTTTCGTGAACAAGGAAAAGTTTTGGAGGCCAAGGTAATCTATGACAGGGAAAGTGGAAGATCAAGAGGCTTTGGATTTGTGACTTACAGCAGCCCTGAAGAGGTCAATAGTGCTATTGAATCCCTAGATGGCGCGGTAAGCACGTGAATCCACTCCTAGTATCCCGTTTGCTAATCACAAATAACAATTTAATGAGTTTGAACTTGTTCATTTGTATATGTTACATTGTAAGTGTAATGAGTTGCTGTGGCATTTAGTTTCCATCATACCattgtttgattattttgatgtcaTTTGGTTGCAGGACTTGAATGGCAGAGCTATTAGAGTTTCTTTAGCAGATTCTAAGCCAAAGCGCCCGTTTTGAGGATTCAACATATCATCTATGCCTGATCAAGAGTAGAATTCGGTACTATTTTGTAAACCTATTCAATTTATGTTGTGAATTCAATTGGAAAAACACCATGTAATTCTGGTCTTCACCACAATTAATTTCCTCACTGAATCCATGCATTGAGTTTTTAGTAATCCTCTACTAACTCATTGACAGGTAGATTGGAAGCTAAGTGGATGCAACTCATCCGTGTTTGCGAGAAGAAAATGAACTCCATACATTGCGGCTGCATCCAACGAGAAGGAGCAACATCTGAGAGGCTTTCTTCCTGTGGAGAAGAGCATATAAGTGTGTCTTTAAGAGTTTGATGTATGCTTCAAAGTTGCTGGTTGTGATTGGAAACTAAATTATAGACCTTGTTTCACCACTTTTTTGTCATAGTAGTAGATAACTCAATATTATTGGTTATTTTCATTTGTCAATGTGCCTGGAAAATTATTTTTCAGCAGCAAATGTTCTAGctgttttgcttcttttttttttccctgttCAAGTTGAGATAGAATTATGAGATTTGTGATAGAATATTACGAACCACGGGCAAGTTAATGTTAAAATTGAATGATTAAAATCTAAATAATGAGGTGTGGTATGttgactaatatatatatatatattaagtggTAGTTTGTAAACAAAGACGTAGCATGGGGACTGGGGAGTAGTTGAGGTGAATGCTACAATACGTGCACGAGCTTCATCTTATCTTTAATGCTGCCGCTGCCAGTCTTCCATTCAGAGTCACGGTATTGCCTAAATGATTAATGAGATTTGGGAGAACCAGATTGTCTCTAATAAAATTAGGTAAACacaattcttctttttcttttttcctgttTACTCTTCAACTTTAGTCTTTACAAACATGCGCATATTTACAAGTAACATTTTGAAGGGTTCTTATTCAATACTTGATTTTAACAAAGTTTCAAATCCGGGTGTGGTTGCTAAGGAGGCAAATATGTTGCTACTGTGTCAAGACCTCGACCACAACACAATTCTTCAATCTAGATGATTAgtccatttttttttctaaagccACTTGTGCACGGAAAAAAGCACTAATTATGTATGTGATTTGAACCAATACTAAAATCCTATTTGTCAATATTGTTTAGGTTAATCTCAAGTATTAATTAACCCATAACTGTCCTAACTCCCAAGTCCTAAGAGTGGTAGAAGCAGTTGAGAGGATGGTAGATGATTTTGCTTGCAGCTTGGCGTTAACAGTTACCaccattaataattatatatgacTATGGCTATGCAGTTTATTtgccaaaagaagaaagaatgagaatTGCATGCTTCATTACCCATTCTTCTAGCTGCTCTTTCTCACTCTCCTGTTATTCtatctttgttttttttaatgtGCTTCTTTTCAGTGATACAATTCTCCATACTGCACCATAAATCTTTTGCATGcctatataagtatatatataacTCAACAAGTAGTGTATAAAGACAGTTCTTTTGTGGCTATCCATCTGTCATCACTCAATTTCACTTAAAGTTTCATTTTGTTCACTatctctaattttatttattttttatctccaaaacaagaaaaagtaactACATCATAAAAATTTGACAAAGTATTTACCTGTGCATTGAATAACTTAGCACAATACTCCTCTTTTATTTTTGGCACCGGCTATGTAAAACTTTGCCATAAAGTTTAAGATAGGCAGAGTcaagggcaaaaaaaaaaaggttagctATAGGGAAGACTTCAATTCCAACCAAAGCTTTTGGCAGTTCCAAATTCACAGGTTTTGCCTGTTAAAAGATACTGTATTTTATAGCTTATGACACTATATGAGTTGTTCTACCTTTTTAGTCACATGATTTTTGTGGGGGGATATGGCAAGGCAAATTTTGACTACATGTTTTATGTGGTTGAGATCTTAACCGAATATCTTTTCAGTAGCTAATAACTCTGTATAAATGGTGATTTCTCAT contains:
- the LOC112760514 gene encoding 29 kDa ribonucleoprotein A, chloroplastic-like, whose protein sequence is MSTSAASLALPTLSLRTRQPLSSSPPQCFASFSFNPTKSASISTTFLPLRPTRFVSNVALSSQFDQDEEILSDGDDRSFSPDLKLFVGNLPFSVDSAQLAELFESAGTVEVVEVIYDKMSGRSRGFGFVTMSSIEEAEAAKQQFDGYELDGRALRVNSGPPPAKNEGSRFRSPSRGGFSSDNGNRVHVGNLAWGVDHLALENLFREQGKVLEAKVIYDRESGRSRGFGFVTYSSPEEVNSAIESLDGADLNGRAIRVSLADSKPKRPF